From the Rhizobium sp. ARZ01 genome, the window CGGCAATCGGTCAGTTCCACTTGTGGGAGGTGCTGGCGCCAGAGCTTTGCCGGGTCTCTTGCCGTTGCGCACGTGGCGGCGGTGGTCAGGAGAACGAACATCGTCATGCTGAGCAGAGCAAGTGCCATCTGTTCCTCGACGCCTATTTGCGAAACAAACGCACCCGCCGGACCGCGGCGGGGGAGAGTGTTGGTCAGTCAAGCTTCGCCGGGGACAGCGACAGCGCCGGGTTCAACCCCCTATTGCTTCTAGGGCCGTCGCGTGACACAACGCGGCAAACGGGATAACGCCATGGCTGTCGCCTTCTATCCGGGTTCCTTCGACCCGATCACCAACGGTCATATCGACGTGCTGGTTCAGGCGCTGAATATCGCGCCCCAGGTGATCGTCGCGATCGGCATTCACCCCGGCAAGGTGCCGCTTTTCTCATTCGAGGAGCGGGCCGACCTGATCCGCGAGGCGATCGCGGAAGTGCTTCCTTCACGCGCCGGCGATGTCTCGGTCGTAGCTTTTGACAAACTGGTGGTCGATGCTGCGCGCGAGCACAAGGCACATTTGCTGATCCGCGGCCTGCGCGACGGCACCGACCTCGACTACGAAATGCAGATGGCCGGCATGAACCAACAGATGGCCCCGGACGTTCAGACTGTGTTCCTGCCTGCTGGCACTGCGTCGCGGCCCATAACTGCCACTTTGGTTCGCCAGATCGCCGGCATGGGCGGAGACGTCAGCGCCTTTGTACCCAAGGTCGTCAATGCGGCACTGAAAGCGCGCAAGCGGCCCTCATAGCCATAACGAAACGGAGTGACCATGAAACTCTTGAAGATCGCGTTTGCCGGTGCCCTGCTTCTTGCGACTGCCACCGGCAGCGCCTGGGCTCAGGCGAAGGAATACCTGACGATCCAGCTGAAGGATGGCCCGGTCGTCATCGAACTGCGCCCCGACGTCGCGCCGAAGCATGTCGAGCGCATGAAGGCGCTTGCCGCAGCCGGCGAGTATGACAACGTCGCGTTCCATCGTGTGATCGATGGCTTCATGGCACAGACCGGCGACGTGCAGTACGGCGACATGGAAAGCGGCTTCAATCCGGGTGCTGCCGGCACCGGCGGCTCCTCTCAGCCCGACCTGCCGTCCGAGTTCTCCGACGTGCCATTCCAGCGCGGAACGGTTGGCATGGCGCGATCCCAGGATCCGAACTCCGCCAATTCGCAGTTCTTCATCATGTTCGCACCTGGCGACTTCCTCAATGGCCAGTACACGGTCGTGGGCCAGGTTGTCGAAGGCATGGAGAATGTCGACAAGATCAAGCGCGGCGACGAGGCCAATAACGGCTCCGTCACCGATCCCGACCGGATGATCAAGGTCACCGTCGGCAAGTAAGCTTTGGAGGAGTTTCGCACTTCTTCGAACTGAGGAACTACTCTAACCATTTGTTTTCACGTAATTCCGGACGCAAAGCCGCTGGGCACTTTTGCCGGAATTGCTCTAGAGCAAGGAGAAAGACCATGGCCGAGATCAAGGATCCGGAAAACACCATCATTATGGAGACCTCGAAGGGCAAGGTCGTGATCCAGCTTCTTCCGGATCTCGCGCCCGGCCATGTCGCCCGCATCAAGGAACTGACGCGCGAGGGAGCCTATGACGGCGTCGTCTTCCATCGCGTCATCGAAGACTTCATGGCGCAGACAGG encodes:
- a CDS encoding peptidylprolyl isomerase, producing the protein MKLLKIAFAGALLLATATGSAWAQAKEYLTIQLKDGPVVIELRPDVAPKHVERMKALAAAGEYDNVAFHRVIDGFMAQTGDVQYGDMESGFNPGAAGTGGSSQPDLPSEFSDVPFQRGTVGMARSQDPNSANSQFFIMFAPGDFLNGQYTVVGQVVEGMENVDKIKRGDEANNGSVTDPDRMIKVTVGK
- the coaD gene encoding pantetheine-phosphate adenylyltransferase; the protein is MAVAFYPGSFDPITNGHIDVLVQALNIAPQVIVAIGIHPGKVPLFSFEERADLIREAIAEVLPSRAGDVSVVAFDKLVVDAAREHKAHLLIRGLRDGTDLDYEMQMAGMNQQMAPDVQTVFLPAGTASRPITATLVRQIAGMGGDVSAFVPKVVNAALKARKRPS